The nucleotide sequence TAGTTTCTATGGAAAAAGGATCTGCAATTCCTTATTCTATTGATAAACTTCAGGATCGTGGTAAATTCTTTGTAGATCCAGGTGAAGATATTTATGAAGGTCAGGTAATTGGAGAAAATTCACGTCAGGATGATATGGCGGTGAATATCACTAAAACTAAGAAACTTTCTAACGTACGTTCTTCTGGTGCAGATGATAAAGCGAAGATCGTACCTGCGATTAAGTTTTCTTTGGAAGAAGCTTTAGAATATATTCAGAAAGATGAGTATGTTGAAGTTACACCAAATCACTTAAGACTTAGAAAGATTTATCTAACTGAGAATGACAGAAAAAGAAATAAAATTATCTAATCGATAGTTTTATACTGAAATAGAAAAAACCTCACAGTTCTTAACTCGTGAGGTTTTTTTGTTTTTAGCGCTCATATCTTTCACATAAAAAGTTCGTCGCATGACTATATCTGCAAATTCTCTTCTCTCTTCTCTCAATTCTCACTTCTAATCTCTAGAAAAAAAGACCCAAATTTTAACTAATATGAAGTCTACAAAATCAGTGTTTATGTTGAATAGAAATACCGATTTACCTATTTTTGCAGCGTGAAATATTTGTTTCCCATATTCGCTTTTTTGATCTTGGTAAAGCCTGTTTTTCCGGTGGTGGACTACGTGCTTAATTACGATTATATCGCTAAAGAGTTATGCGAGAACAAAGAGCGTCCAGAACTGGCCTGTAACGGGAAGTGTTATTTGATGCAGGCGCTTGCAGAAGCTTCAGAAGAGGAGTCTGAACAGAAAAAAGAATCTTCAATTAAAAAAGTTGACATTCCTCTTTTCTATACAGAGAAAGTCGTACTAATAAATAACAATCAGGAAACTGAAGCTGTGGCGCATAACTTTAGATTTCAGCCTCAGTTTTACCATTTCCAGAATTCACAGGAGTTTTTCCATCCTCCAATTGTTTAAGTTTAAATGCTGAATTTCTAAAATTCGGTGCCATTTTTATTCAATATTAAACTTAAATATTCTCAATGAAACTTATTTACAAAGCAGCATTACTACTTAGTTTTGCAACACTTGCCTATTCTTGTGCAGAAGATACTTCAGCAAAGAAAAAAGAATACGATAATCTATTCCATGAGGTTTTGGATATTCACGACGAAGTAATGCCTAAGATGGCTGATATTCCTGAATTGTCGAAACAACTTCAAACCATTGCAGACACTAGTGCTTCCGCAGAAAAATATATGCAAGCTGAAAAAAAGCTTCAAGAAGCAGACAAAGTGATGATGAAATGGATGCATAGCTTTAGTGATGAATTTGTGAAGGATAAAGCTGAAGTTCAGAAAATGAACAATGAGCAACTTCAAGAACGAATTGATGCGTTAGAAGAAGAGCTAGACGACGTTAAAGCGATGCAGGAAAAAGTAGATTCCAGTATCGAAAACGCAGAGAATCTTATTCAATAATCCTATTTCTATCGATTCTACATGCGATATTTAGGCCTTTTTGTGGTCTTATTTATCCTGTTGAAACCAGTATTGCCGGTTGTGGACTATATTTTCAATTATGATTATATAGCCACCGAATTATGTATTAACCGTGATCGCCCCGATTTGGCTTGTAACGGTAAATGCTATTTAATGCAATCCCTGGCAGAACAGGCAAATAAAGAGCACGACAAAAAGCAAGCAAACTTAGAAAGCAGGTATAAGCTTCCTGTGCTTTATTTTGAGGATCATCAGTCAATTTTCGATAATCTGACTGATGTTTTAATAAATAAAGCGAAAGTGACGATGCCGTATTTTGCTTCTTATAGTTTCTTGTTTTCCAAAGACGAGACTAAGCCTCCAATTGCTTAAAATTCATTTATAAAATTGGCAATATTGATTCTTAAATTGAGAGTCGAGAGCCACTGGTATGTCCAAATTTTAATAAACAATCGCTGCTATACCTATAAAATCGATAGCAGTATAAATTGAAAAAAATGAATTTTAATTATATAAAAATAAGTCTTCTTTTTTTAGTTGTTTCTCTTGCTGCATGCTCATCAGACGATGATGCTGTGGATACCGCAACGGGTGAAAATGAAGTTAGAATCGGGTTTGATAATGGCGTTAATGGAGATGATCTTTTATTAGGTGCGTCTACTTACATAAACTCTAATGATGAAGTTTTAACTATAAATCGTTTTAATTACATCGTAAGTAATTTTGTTTTAATCGATGCTGAAGGAAATGAATATACTTATCCTAAAGATGAAAGTTATTTTGTGGTAAGCGAAGAAAATGATCTTACTGAAGTAAGTTTAAAAAACATTCCTGCGGCAGAATATGTGGCTATTAAATTTGGTGTAGGAGTAGATCAGGCTAAATACCAGCAAGGTGCTGAAGGACAAGGTGATTTTTTAGAGATTGCAGAGAACAACGAGATGATGTGGTCGTGGCAAGCGGGTTATAAATTTTTAAATTTTGAAGGAACCTTTACCTCAGAAACTGTTGCTGAAGCTACAAACTTTAAAATCCATATGGGAAGCCACGGTAGTAGTTTAGATAACTATCGTGAAGTAACTTTAGATTTACCATCGAGAGCCTTGGTTAGCGATAAGTTGAGTCCGGTGATTCACATGGCTGTAGATGCGAATAGAATTTTAGACGGTCAAAACAAGATTAAACTTTCAGAGAAAGCGGTAGTGATGATCGATGAAGTTAAAAGTCCGCAAATTTCAGAAAATGCAACTGGGATGTTTCGGGTAGATCATGTTCATAATGGTGAAAATGTTCAACATTAATTACAGGTATTTCGCTTGTTAATTACATGAGGAGATTGAATTCATTCAACAAAATCATATCGGTTTTTCAGAATGGCTTAAACTCCTTTAAGAATATATAGCTATGATCAAAAATCTAAAAATACTAGTACTTTTTTTATTTCTTTTAGGGAATTGCTCGTGTAGTAGTGACGATAGCGAAGATTACATTGCGATCAACAAGTCGTTGGAGGTAAATATACCTTCAAATTTTCCTGAAATTCAATATGATCTAAGTGCTAACCCACCAACAGAGAAAGGTTTCGAATTGGGTAAAAAGTTGTTTTATGATGGGAAACTGTCCACAAATGGGTTTATTTCTTGTGGTTTTTGCCACGAACAGCGATTTGCTTTTACGCACCACGGCCATCAATTTAGCCACGGTATTGATGATCTGGAGGGAACAAGAAATGCTCCTGCAGTTCAGAATATGGCATTTCAGAAAGAATTTGCCTGGGACGGGGCAACGTCACATTTAGATTTATTTCCCATCATACCGATTACTAACGAGGTAGAAATGGGAGAAACAGTCTCTAATGTGATCGCTAAACTAAAGTCTGATGGCGAATATCCTCGATTATTTGCTGAGGCTTTTGAAGACGGCGAGGTAAATAACGAATATTTCTTTAAAGCCTTATCACAATTTATGGTGATGATGATCTCTTCGAACTCTAAATATGATAAATATGTTAGAGAAGAAGAAGGAGGTACATTTTCTGAAACCGAGAAATTAGGTCTTGATATTTTTACACAGAAATGTGCCACCTGTCACAAGACCGATCTTTTTACTGATGATGCTTTTAGAAACAATGGATTACCACCATATCCTGGAATCAATGATATTGGAAGAGCTGAAGTTACCGGAAGTGCTGCCGATAATTATAAATTTAAAGTACCTAGCTTACGGAATGTAGCGATTACCGAGCCATATATGCATGACGGCAGGTTTGGGAGTCTGGAATCTGTACTTAATTTTTACGATCACGGTGTGCAGGATTCGGAAACTTTAGATCCTATTTTAAAACAAAACAGTCGATTAGGAATCGATTTGAATAGTGAGGAAAAGGCAGCATTAATTGCTTTTCTAAACACACTAACCGACGACGAATATTTAAATGATAAACGATTTGCAGAATATTAAGGCAAATTATAAAAACACAAAAACACAAAAACATGAAATCAATTATAAAATCAGCAATCTTATTTTCATTATTAATAGCATTCACGGCATGCAGCAGTGATGATGATGTTAATAATTTAGACGCTTCCGTAAGTGCTGGGAGTTTGGATATTACTTTTAATAATATGGTTGGAGATGAAGATTTTCAGCTTGATAAAGAATATTCAGTAAACGGAGAAGATGTAAGTTTATCTCAGGTTCGTTACTGGATAAGTAATATTAAATTAATTAATGACGATGGTGAAAGTATAGAAATTCCAGAGTCCTACTTTCTAATCGAGGAAACGGGTGCAATTAGCATTCAGGATGGGGCGTACGAGTATCCAGCTAAAAATAGAGATGTAATCAATATTGCAAGTGTACCTGGTGGTACTTATACCGATATAGAATTTTCTGTTGGTGTAGATCAGGTGTATAATGATAACTTAAGTTTACAAGCAGGAGAACTATCTCAATTAAATGGAATGACTAATATTTCTTGGATGTGGCATACTAGTTACATTTTCGCTTCAATTAAAGGGAATAAAGCGGGTAATGACAATAATCTAGTTTTTGAAACAGGATTAAACGATAACTATAAAACAGTTACAATAGATTTAGAAGATGCGCTTCAAATCGATGGAACTAGCACAGGTAAGATCCAGTTAAAAGCAGATATAGCTGCTATTTTAGATGGAATTGATATAGAGGAAACACCAGTAATTGGTGCTGCTACTCCAGAAGCTATGGAATTGATGGCAACAAATTTCGAGACTAAAGTTTTTACCTGGATGTCATTAAGTAATGAGTAGAAAATCTCTATTTATTATAGTATTAAGTGGTTGTATCCTTTTTAGCTGTAATAAAGATGAAATTTATATACCGCAGGAACCTGATGATGTACTTCAGGTTCCTGCTAATTTTCCTCCTTTACCACAACAACCGGATTATCCAATTACTGAAGCTGGAGTAGCTCTTGGTAGAAAACTATTTTTTGATACTCGACTCTCTGGTAATAATCAGGTTTCTTGTGCAAGTTGCCACGTTCCATCTTTAGCTTTTACAGAAGGGAGCACGCTTAGTACTAAAGGAATCTCTGGAAATCCATTGCTGCGGCACGTACCAGCATTAATAAATCTTGCATGGGCCGACAATGGTTTATTCTGGGATGGAGGTTCGGCAAATTTGGAATCTCAGGCATTTGCTCCATTAGGACATAAAGACGAAATGTTTCAGAATTTGGATGAATTGGAAAAGGATTTGAAAAATGATCAATATTATCCTTTATTTTTTCAAGATGCATTCGATAGTCAGATTCGAATTAATTTGGTGATGAAAGCATTGGCGCAATATCAACGCACACTTGTTTCAGCAAATAGTAAATATGATTATGTGGTACGGGGAGAAAAGGATGCGGTTTTTAATGAAGTAGAAGAAAGAGGATTTCAACTTTTCAATCAAAAATGTGCAGCGTGCCACAAACCCGAACTCTTTACTGATAATGACTATCATAATAATGGTTTGGATGAAGATTTTACCGATGTTGGCGAGGATGAAATTTATTTAGGGAGATTTCGTGTTACGCGTAATCCCGATGATATTGGAAAATATAAAACTCCAACACTAAGAAATATTGCGGTCACAGGACCTTACATGCATGATGGCCGTTTAGATAACTTAAAAGCAGTTCTAGACTTTTATGCTACTGAAATAAAAGATTCTAAAACTTTAGATCCAATTTTGAAAGAAAATGGACGATTGGGAGTCGATTTAAATGAAGAAGATAAAAAAGCATTGATCGCATTCTTAAATACCCTAACAGATGAAACTTTTTTGAATAATGAAGAATTTACAGAGTACTAAATATACACTATCGATAATAATAATGTTTTGCTTCTCTTTAGTGAAAGCAGAAACATCAAAAGATTCTACTGCCGTATTCTCGAATTTCAATTTTGAATACGATGATTGTGATGTATGCGGCTGCGGTAGTAGTGGCGGTAGTATGGGTTACGGTACTATCGGAAATGGTGATTTTGCAGGCCTACGTTATATCCATCAACAATATAAATCTAAAGATGGAATTTATAATAATTCCCCATGGATCGATGAAAATTTTAATACGCTGCAAGCCTGGACACGAATTCCGGTAACTACAAAAATTAAAGTCAATGTAATTGTGCCTTACCATTTTCACAATCGTGAATTTGACGACGGAAGCACTCAGGATATTAATGGCTTGGGAGATATTAGTATTCTTGGTTTTTATAAGCTGATCTCACCAAAATTAGATGGATTTTTACCTGAACAACAAACAAAATTTAAACATAACCTTGAAGTTGGAGCAGGAGTGAAGTTACCTACAGGAGAATACAAAAGATCCAATAATGAGGGAAGTGTAAATCCAAGTTTTCAGGTAGGAACAGGAAGCTGGGATATTCTTTTGGCAAGTAACTATTCTATATCCTATAATAATTGGGGATTGGGAGCACTTGCGAATTATACTATTAAGACTGAAAACGAACAAAATTACCATTTTGGAGATCAGTTTACTTATGGCTTAAATCTTTACCGTAGCTTCATGACCATGAATGCAAAAACGTTTACGCCAATATCTATAACACCGATTTTGGGTCTTTCAGGAGAAGTTTTTGGGGAAAATGAAAGTTATGGTATGCCTGTTAAAGATACCAAAGGCGATATTTTATTTAGCCGAATAGGAGTCGAATCGAATTATGGTAAAATTTCAGGAGGAGTAAATCTTATGCTTCCTGTGAGTCAAAACTTAAATGCAGGAAATGTTGAAGCTAAAATGCGATTAGGAATCCATCTTAATTACGTATTGTAATTTCATAATATTGAATAAAAATAGCTGCTAATATTAATATTAGCAGCTTTTTCTATATAAAATCGTCTCCCAAATTTAGAAGGTTAGAATAAAAAGTTTTCTAACTTCTCTCTATTCTATTTTCTCCGTTCTAACCGCAAACTAAAAAAAGATCTCTCCACTGCGGTCGAGATGACACCGAAATTAATTTTTTAAAATAATAGTCTATCCTCTAAATTCTAACAGCGAAGCGATCTAACATCTAATTTCTAACTTACACTGTTTTCTGTACCACTTCAAAGACGCGTTGCCCATCACATTTAAGTGTTTTTGAAGGATATTTTAATAACAACGCATAATCATGAGTTGCCATTAAAATGGTGTTTCCGTTTCGGCTAATTTCTTGTAAAACCTGCATCACTTCAACAGAGGTTTGTGGGTCTAGATTTCCGGTAGGCTCATCGGCCAGGATTAATTCAGGGTCATTTAAAAGGGCACGAGCAATGGCAACACGTTGTTGTTCTCCACCAGATAATTGATAAGGGTATTTAAATCCTTTGGTTTTCATGCCTACTTTCTCTAAAACAAAATCAATTTTTTGATCCATATTGGCTTTGTCTTTCCAACCGGTAGCTTTCAGTACAAACAATAGGTTGTCTTTAATATTACGATCGGTAAGCAATTTAAAATCCTGAAAAACGATTCCTAATTTTCGTCTCAAATAAGGAATGTCTTTTTCTTTAAGTTTTCTAAGATTAAAGTCTACGATGCTCCCTTCACCTTCAGTTAGCGGCAAATCTCCGTAAAGCGTTTTCATAAAACTACTTTTACCGGTACCGGTTTTCCCAATAAGATATACAAATTCTCCTTTATTTACAGTCACATCAACTTCAGAAAGAATAAGATTCTCTCTTTGGTAGATAGCGGCATTTTTCAATTCAAGAACAACATTAGACATAGATCAAAAACTTTTCAGTATAAATAATTCAGGCTAAAAAAAACATTGCTAATTTTTCTAATCTTAATGATGTTTCAGCCTTAAATATTTGAAGTCGAAAAAGTGACTTCAGAATATAAAATTACGGGTAAATATACAGTTTTAGTGCACTGCGCAATTACTTTTTTTATCATTAACATAATTATAGTGTTTAAATCGCGTTTAGAAATAAAGCATTAAATTATCTTTGATCATCAAACTTAAAAAACTATAAATGACAACTGGCAAATCTTACCTATTTGTTGTTTTCTTATTCGTGGCCAGCCTTGGTTTTTCCCAGCAATCGGCCATTTACACCAATGATCTTGTAAAATTTAATAAGGCGTTAGAACTGTACAATAATGAGCAGTATCTGGCAGCCCAAAAGATTTTTGCAGATGTGAAAGAAGAAGCAACTGACGAGAAAATTCAAGGCGACTGTGCATACTATGTGGCTAATGCTGCTGTAAGGCTTAACCAGCCCGGAGCAGATGAACTTATGCAGCGCTTTGTTTCCCGATACCCTACCAGTACAAAAACAAATTCTGCTTATCAGGATGTAGCCACGTATTATTTTAATACCGGTAAATATCCACAAGCACGCAAGTGGTACGATATGGTAGACGAAAAGAGTATTAGCCGTGGCGACATGGATAAATATTATTTTAATAAAGGATATGTTTATTTTCAAACCGATGATCTAGATCAGGCTAAAAATTACTTTAACCGTGTTATCGATTCTAAAGAATATGGCGCGCAGGCAAAATATTATATAGGATACATGGCTTATGAGGCTAATGATTATGATCAGGCGAATCAATATTTTGATGAGGTAAAAGGTGATTCCCGTTATGGTAAAGAACTTTCTTACTACCAGGCCGACATGAATTTTAAGCTAGGGAATTTTGAGAAAGCGATACAGCTTGGTAAAGAGCAGCTTCCAAAATCTAATGTGATGGAAAAATCACAGCTTAATAAAATTATTGGGGAAAGCTATTTCAACCTTAAACAATACGATCAGGCAATTCCTTATTTAAAGGAATACGAAGGCGTAAGAAGAAAATGGAATAATACCGATTATTACCAATTAGGTTACGCGTACTATAAGCAGGGTGATTATGCCAATGCTATTTCAGAATTCAATAAAATTATTGACGGGAAAAACGCGATTGCGCAAAACGCATATTATCATTTAGCACAATCTTATTTAGAATCTGGCCAAAAACAGCAAGCTTTAAATGCATTTAAAAATGCCAGTGAAATGGATTTTGATGCGAAAATTAAAGAAGATGCGATGCTGAATTACGCAAAGCTGGGTTACGAAATAGGGAATAGTTACGAGAGTCCGTCGAAGGTGCTAATCACTTTCTTAGAAACGTATCCAAATTCGGCAAATAAGGCTGAAGCAGAAGAACTTTTAATTAATTCGTTTATAACCTCCGGGAATTTCGAAGAAGCGATGCAGCTTTTGGAAAATAACAGAAATTTTGCTGATAAAGTAGCCTATCAGAAAGTTGCTTATTACTACGGAATCCAACTTTACGAAGAAGGTGATTATAATGAAGCGATTAAGAACCTAGATAAAGCTTTAAAAGAACCGCGTGACCCAAAAATAACTGCAAAAGCAACTTATTGGAAAGCGGAAAGCGAGTTTAATGTGAATAAAATCGATGATGCAATTATCGGATATAAGGAATTTAGCGGAATGAGCGCCGCAGCCGGAACCGAAGAAAAAGCCGATTTAGATTACAATATTGGGTACGCGTATTTCAAGAAAAACGAATACGCACGTGCCATCGATTATTTTAAAAAGTATGCTGAAAATAACCAAAATGACATGGTTAAAAGAAATGACGCTTACTTAAGATTGGGAGATAGCTATTTTGTGAATAGCCAGTATTGGCCGGCAATGGAGTCGTATAATTCGGCGATCGCAAATGGTGTTAGTAATGCAGATTATGCAGCATTTCAAAAAGCAATTAGCTATGGATTTGTAGATCGTAATGAACGTAAAATTGAAGATCTTTCAGGATTTAATAGCAGTTATCCAAGATCTGCTTTTCGAGACGATGCGTTATACGAATTAGGAAATACCTACGTAGCTACCAATAATACCTCTCAGGCAATTTCAACTTACGATCGTTTGATTAGAGAAGTGCCGGGAAGCGCTTTGGTACCAAAAGCAATGTTGAGACAGGGATTAATTTATTATAACGGAAATGAAGGCGAAAAAGCCTTAAGCCGATTTAAAAAAGTAGTAAATGATTATCCAAATACTCCGGAAGCTATGGAAGCAGTTTCTACAGCTAGAAATGTGTATGTAGATTTAGGAAGAACCGACGAGTATGCAAGTTGGGTAAAGAATATCGACTTTGTTGAAGTAACCGATGCCGATTTGGATAATACTACTTACGAAGCTGCCGAAAATCAATATTTGGCAAATAATACTTCGCAGGCAAAATCAAATTTTGAAAAGTATTTAAAAAGCTTTCCTAACGGAATCCATGCCATTAACGCTAATTTTTATTTAGCAGAGATTCAGTATCGTGAAGGAGCAAAAGATGCGTCGGTTTCGCATTTTAAATATGTGATTGATAAACCGAATAATGAATTTACTGAACAATCCTTAGCACGACTTTCTCAAATTTATCTTGAAAAGTCTAAATATCAGGAAGCAGTACCATTATTGCAGCGTTTAGAAAAAGTAGCAGGGGATACCCAAAATACCATTTATGCACAGTCGAATTTGATGAAATCTTATGATGAGATGAATCAGCCTCGCGAGGCTGCAGCTTATGCAGATAAAGTGCTATCGAATACTGAAGCAGATAAACAGGCAAAAACAGATGCACAGCTAATCGTTGCGAGATCTGCAATTAAATCTGGTAATGAAGCTAAAGCGAAACAAGCCTATGCTGAAGTTCAGAAAACGGCAACGGGAGAATTAGCGGCAGAGTCTTTATACTATGATGCTTATTTCAAAAATAAAAGCAATAACTACGAAGCTTCAAATGCTGCAGTACAGATATTGGCTAAAGATTTCTCTGGATATAAAAAATGGGGAGCGAAAGGTTTAGTGCTTATGGCAAAAAACTTTTATGCTCTTGGGGATGCTTATCAGGCAACTTATGTTTTAGATAACGTAGTTAAGAATTTTGCCCAATATCCGGAAATCGTTCAGGAAGCAAAACAAGAGCTTTCTAAAATTAAAGCTGAAGAGGCTAAAACAAATTCTTCAGTACAAACCGGAAACAATTAAAATATAACCCAACAACAATTTAAGCAATCATATATGAAATTTGTTTCAATAAAAAGAAGCTTGTTTTTATGTCTGTTTTTAGTGAGCGGCTTTGCATTTGCTCAGGATCCAATCGACAGTGAAACAGTAACGGTGGTAAAACCATATTCACCATCGGTTAGGGAAGCTTCTAAAATAAAAGCGGTACCGGGAAAAGCCGATTCGGTAAGCACCACAAAAAGATCAGTAAAATATAACATTTTCTCTGTTCCGGTAGCATCAACCTTTACACCGGTAAAGGGTAGAGCAACCAGAGTAGAGCGAGAACGCGCACCAAAAGCGTACGATAATTATGCAACTTTAGGTATTGGGAATTACACTAATGTTTTAGCTGAATTCTATAGCAATATCGAAGTAAATCGTGATCAAAATTTTGGCGTTTATTTGCTTCATAACTCCTCGCAAGGAGGAATAGACGGAGTATTATTAGATAATAAATTCTATGATACATCGCTTAATCTTAACTACGGAAGCAAAGATCGTGACTTTGCCTGGAATACAGAACTGGGAGTAGAACATCAGTTATTTAACTGGTATGGTGTTTCTGACGCATTACCAATGACTGATTCTGAAATTCTTTCTATCGATCCTCAACAAAACTATTATTCAGTTTTTGGTGGCGGTAATATCGAATTTTATGATTCTTTCTTTAAAGGTGCAGATCTGGAAATTCGTCAAACCGGAGATGCTTCTGGAACTTCAGAACAAAAAATTGATCTAAACAGTACGCTTGAATTTAATATTTTAGATGAATTAATTACTACCGATGTTCAGGCTAACTTTGTAAATGGATCTACAGATAGATTTTATACTGCAGATATAGAAAATAAGTATAGCTTTTTAAACTTAGGAATTAACCCAAGCTTACTAATTTTGAGAAATAACCTAACTTTAAATTTAGGTGCTGCATTTTTCTATAGTTCAGATATAGAAAATAGTGATGGTAACTTTTATATCTATCCAAAAGTAACTGCTAGTTATAAACTGTTAGAAGATTACTTTACGCCTTATGCTGGGTTAGAAGGTGGATTAAAGCAGAATTCATATTACAACTTTGTGCAGCAAAATCCATATGTATCTCCAACGACTGCGGTAGCACCAACAGATAATCTATATAACTTCTATCTAGGAGCTAAAGGGAAATTAACCAATACTGTTTCTTATAATTTTAGAGGAGGTTATAATGCTGAAGATGTAAAGCCACTTTTTGTGAAAAATGCTTACGATCCTACCATAATGGAAGGCTATGCTTATGGAAATTCATTCGGAGTAGTGTATGATAATGTAAAAACGCTTTCGTTTTTTGCGAATGTAAGTGTAGATGTAAGCGATGATTTTAGATTAGGAATCACCGGAGAATTTTTTGATTATGATACCGATGTTCAGCAAGAAGCTTGGAATCTACCAACATATAACGCCGAATTAACCGCCGATTATCAGATCACAGATAAATGGTATGCAGGAGCTAATTTATTTTTGGTGGGGCAACGAGAAGCGATGAGTATTGTAGATAACCGACCAGTAGATGGCGGAATCGATAGAGAAC is from Zunongwangia endophytica and encodes:
- a CDS encoding MbnP family protein, translating into MKSIIKSAILFSLLIAFTACSSDDDVNNLDASVSAGSLDITFNNMVGDEDFQLDKEYSVNGEDVSLSQVRYWISNIKLINDDGESIEIPESYFLIEETGAISIQDGAYEYPAKNRDVINIASVPGGTYTDIEFSVGVDQVYNDNLSLQAGELSQLNGMTNISWMWHTSYIFASIKGNKAGNDNNLVFETGLNDNYKTVTIDLEDALQIDGTSTGKIQLKADIAAILDGIDIEETPVIGAATPEAMELMATNFETKVFTWMSLSNE
- a CDS encoding transporter, which encodes MKNLQSTKYTLSIIIMFCFSLVKAETSKDSTAVFSNFNFEYDDCDVCGCGSSGGSMGYGTIGNGDFAGLRYIHQQYKSKDGIYNNSPWIDENFNTLQAWTRIPVTTKIKVNVIVPYHFHNREFDDGSTQDINGLGDISILGFYKLISPKLDGFLPEQQTKFKHNLEVGAGVKLPTGEYKRSNNEGSVNPSFQVGTGSWDILLASNYSISYNNWGLGALANYTIKTENEQNYHFGDQFTYGLNLYRSFMTMNAKTFTPISITPILGLSGEVFGENESYGMPVKDTKGDILFSRIGVESNYGKISGGVNLMLPVSQNLNAGNVEAKMRLGIHLNYVL
- a CDS encoding cytochrome-c peroxidase produces the protein MIKNLKILVLFLFLLGNCSCSSDDSEDYIAINKSLEVNIPSNFPEIQYDLSANPPTEKGFELGKKLFYDGKLSTNGFISCGFCHEQRFAFTHHGHQFSHGIDDLEGTRNAPAVQNMAFQKEFAWDGATSHLDLFPIIPITNEVEMGETVSNVIAKLKSDGEYPRLFAEAFEDGEVNNEYFFKALSQFMVMMISSNSKYDKYVREEEGGTFSETEKLGLDIFTQKCATCHKTDLFTDDAFRNNGLPPYPGINDIGRAEVTGSAADNYKFKVPSLRNVAITEPYMHDGRFGSLESVLNFYDHGVQDSETLDPILKQNSRLGIDLNSEEKAALIAFLNTLTDDEYLNDKRFAEY
- a CDS encoding cytochrome-c peroxidase, which codes for MSRKSLFIIVLSGCILFSCNKDEIYIPQEPDDVLQVPANFPPLPQQPDYPITEAGVALGRKLFFDTRLSGNNQVSCASCHVPSLAFTEGSTLSTKGISGNPLLRHVPALINLAWADNGLFWDGGSANLESQAFAPLGHKDEMFQNLDELEKDLKNDQYYPLFFQDAFDSQIRINLVMKALAQYQRTLVSANSKYDYVVRGEKDAVFNEVEERGFQLFNQKCAACHKPELFTDNDYHNNGLDEDFTDVGEDEIYLGRFRVTRNPDDIGKYKTPTLRNIAVTGPYMHDGRLDNLKAVLDFYATEIKDSKTLDPILKENGRLGVDLNEEDKKALIAFLNTLTDETFLNNEEFTEY
- a CDS encoding MbnP family protein, which codes for MNFNYIKISLLFLVVSLAACSSDDDAVDTATGENEVRIGFDNGVNGDDLLLGASTYINSNDEVLTINRFNYIVSNFVLIDAEGNEYTYPKDESYFVVSEENDLTEVSLKNIPAAEYVAIKFGVGVDQAKYQQGAEGQGDFLEIAENNEMMWSWQAGYKFLNFEGTFTSETVAEATNFKIHMGSHGSSLDNYREVTLDLPSRALVSDKLSPVIHMAVDANRILDGQNKIKLSEKAVVMIDEVKSPQISENATGMFRVDHVHNGENVQH
- a CDS encoding tetratricopeptide repeat protein — encoded protein: MTTGKSYLFVVFLFVASLGFSQQSAIYTNDLVKFNKALELYNNEQYLAAQKIFADVKEEATDEKIQGDCAYYVANAAVRLNQPGADELMQRFVSRYPTSTKTNSAYQDVATYYFNTGKYPQARKWYDMVDEKSISRGDMDKYYFNKGYVYFQTDDLDQAKNYFNRVIDSKEYGAQAKYYIGYMAYEANDYDQANQYFDEVKGDSRYGKELSYYQADMNFKLGNFEKAIQLGKEQLPKSNVMEKSQLNKIIGESYFNLKQYDQAIPYLKEYEGVRRKWNNTDYYQLGYAYYKQGDYANAISEFNKIIDGKNAIAQNAYYHLAQSYLESGQKQQALNAFKNASEMDFDAKIKEDAMLNYAKLGYEIGNSYESPSKVLITFLETYPNSANKAEAEELLINSFITSGNFEEAMQLLENNRNFADKVAYQKVAYYYGIQLYEEGDYNEAIKNLDKALKEPRDPKITAKATYWKAESEFNVNKIDDAIIGYKEFSGMSAAAGTEEKADLDYNIGYAYFKKNEYARAIDYFKKYAENNQNDMVKRNDAYLRLGDSYFVNSQYWPAMESYNSAIANGVSNADYAAFQKAISYGFVDRNERKIEDLSGFNSSYPRSAFRDDALYELGNTYVATNNTSQAISTYDRLIREVPGSALVPKAMLRQGLIYYNGNEGEKALSRFKKVVNDYPNTPEAMEAVSTARNVYVDLGRTDEYASWVKNIDFVEVTDADLDNTTYEAAENQYLANNTSQAKSNFEKYLKSFPNGIHAINANFYLAEIQYREGAKDASVSHFKYVIDKPNNEFTEQSLARLSQIYLEKSKYQEAVPLLQRLEKVAGDTQNTIYAQSNLMKSYDEMNQPREAAAYADKVLSNTEADKQAKTDAQLIVARSAIKSGNEAKAKQAYAEVQKTATGELAAESLYYDAYFKNKSNNYEASNAAVQILAKDFSGYKKWGAKGLVLMAKNFYALGDAYQATYVLDNVVKNFAQYPEIVQEAKQELSKIKAEEAKTNSSVQTGNN
- a CDS encoding cell division ATP-binding protein FtsE; the encoded protein is MSNVVLELKNAAIYQRENLILSEVDVTVNKGEFVYLIGKTGTGKSSFMKTLYGDLPLTEGEGSIVDFNLRKLKEKDIPYLRRKLGIVFQDFKLLTDRNIKDNLLFVLKATGWKDKANMDQKIDFVLEKVGMKTKGFKYPYQLSGGEQQRVAIARALLNDPELILADEPTGNLDPQTSVEVMQVLQEISRNGNTILMATHDYALLLKYPSKTLKCDGQRVFEVVQKTV